The Ananas comosus cultivar F153 linkage group 2, ASM154086v1, whole genome shotgun sequence genome contains a region encoding:
- the LOC109706740 gene encoding uncharacterized protein LOC109706740, whose translation MSDLVSSSPREDAVTHLTSFVSRYSHKIKNLLKPHPEHGQIQFHRLNIKNGSQPEGLIKMTDLSTSSTHRRSTVGSSSTNSTSRTTPDSRTSSRCRICSNWPPFRQIRFSPFSGCLQSTSSTDRRSTAGSSSTYSTSRTTPDSRASSRCRIW comes from the exons ATGTCGGATCTAGTGAGCTCCTCGCCCAGGGAGGACGCTGTCACCCACCTCACCTCCTTTGTTTCCCGCTACAGCCACAAGATCAAGAACCTCCTTAAGCCCCACCCGGAGCACGGCCAGATCCAGTTCCATCGACTCAACATCAAGAACGGTTCCCAACCCGAGGGCCTCATTAAGATGACGGATCTG AGCACCTCCTCTACTCACCGCCGGAGCACGGTCGGATCCAGTTCCACCAACTCAACATCAAGAACGACTCCTGACTCGAGGACCTCATCAAGATGTCGGATTTG TTCCAATTGGCCCCCCTTTCGCCAGATCCGCTTCTCCCCCTTCTCTGGATGTCTACAGAGCACCTCCTCGACTGACCGCCGAAGCACGGCCGGATCCAGTTCCACCTACTCAACATCAAGAACGACTCCTGACTCGAGGGCCTCATCAAGATGTCGGATCTGGTGA